The genomic stretch ATTGCTGAAAGCTTCTCATAACCACCAGTCTTCTAACACCACGTTGTGATCGGGATCTTCCACTCGCCGGACATACATATTTTCACGGTACTCGAAAGCGGTCTCATTGTAAGAGCTTGGCAAATAAGGGTTTACACTACTCGCTTCGATCTGTGGCATGAACCATTCGCTAAAGTATGAATCCAACAAGGTACCAGAAGTCCGCTTAGATTGCTCGTAGGACTCTCGTATTACATCAGGAGGGCCAACCACATAGTATCCAGGCTCACTGGGTCTGTAATTTCCAATCCCTCTAACCACCGCTACTAAATAGTTGTCCGCCAGTCCAATGAAACGCGCATACGCCCCGTAGGTATTACAGTCGGCGTACAGACCCAGTAACTGAATATGAGTTTCGTCAAAACTCTTTGCATGCTCTGAGTCTAATCCGCGAGAGCGGAGAATAAACTCAATACTGGTATATTGAATGTACCAGTTTGAGGTACCGAGGAACTTTAACATAACCTCAGCTATGCTCTCTGTTGAGTAACTATCTGGCTTCATGCCCTCGCATATTGAAAGAAGCCTAGTTGATATCCGTGTTTTCCAAATTTGCAACGTACGAATCAATTCTATCGTGTCCGCATAAACACTCGTAGCCGGAGTTTTGATAGGTGTGAACGTTTCGTTTTCAATGTCTAAGCGGAGCAACTCTAACTGTTTATCAATTATGTCTATTATTTCTGGCCATTCGACATTCACCTCGTAATCAGGGTCGTGCTTAAGCATGTCAACTAAGCGAATTAGGTCTATCTTTTTAGGTTGCCAATGATCAGAAAACGAAACTTTTGACTCATGCTTGAGAAAG from Rhodospirillaceae bacterium encodes the following:
- a CDS encoding toll/interleukin-1 receptor domain-containing protein, producing the protein MSAPKVFISYSHDSEEHKQWVLNLAKLLFQNHVVAIIDQIELKLGSDLPAFMEHQIAAADRVLVICTDEYLEKAQRDTGGVAFEKRIISSELFSNSAPARFIPIIRNTTGGAKIPKFMGGMVHIDFSDDSETAFSNNFEKLLRDIHGVPLVPKPELGQNPFLKHESKVSFSDHWQPKKIDLIRLVDMLKHDPDYEVNVEWPEIIDIIDKQLELLRLDIENETFTPIKTPATSVYADTIELIRTLQIWKTRISTRLLSICEGMKPDSYSTESIAEVMLKFLGTSNWYIQYTSIEFILRSRGLDSEHAKSFDETHIQLLGLYADCNTYGAYARFIGLADNYLVAVVRGIGNYRPSEPGYYVVGPPDVIRESYEQSKRTSGTLLDSYFSEWFMPQIEASSVNPYLPSSYNETAFEYRENMYVRRVEDPDHNVVLEDWWL